A DNA window from Thermodesulfatator atlanticus DSM 21156 contains the following coding sequences:
- the fusA gene encoding elongation factor G translates to MNKESLAKLKKTRNIGIVAHIDAGKTTTTERILYYTGRTHKIGEVHEGTATMDYMPQEQERGITITSACTTCFWRDHRINIIDTPGHVDFTVEVERALRVLDGAVVVFCAVGGVEPQSETVWRQADKYGVPRITFVNKMDRVGANFEGCLEQMKTRLGANPIPIQIPYGAEEDFRGVIDLVEMRAVVWDESTLGARFHIEEIPAELKDKAEEFRNRMLESLADVNEEIMIKYLEGEEITPEEIRAALREATVTLKGVPVLCGSAFKNKGVQPLLDAIIDYLPSPIDIPPVKGVNPETGEIEERITDPDAPLAALAFKIMTDPYVGTLTFLRIYSGRIESGMSVYNATKGKRERIGRLVRMHANRREEITEAEAGDIVAALGLRVTTTGDTLCDEAHPIELESLEIPEPVISVAIEPKTKADQEKLSVALQKIALEDPSFRVVTDHETGQTLIWGMGELHLEIIVDRLTREFKVQANVGKPEVAYRETITMPAEAEGKYIKQTGGRGQYGHVKIVIEPNPEKGFEFVSEIVGGAIPKEYIPAVEKGIKEAMEQGVVAGYPMVDVKVRLVDGSYHEVDSSELAFAIAGSMAFKDAAQKAKPILLEPIMKLEVVTPEEYLGDVLGDISSRRGKVQGMEQRPGVRVIKALVPLAEMFGYATELRSRTQGRATFTMQFSHYEKLPDNLAEEIVRKAKLAA, encoded by the coding sequence ATGAACAAGGAATCCTTGGCCAAACTTAAAAAGACTAGAAACATAGGCATTGTTGCTCATATTGATGCCGGTAAGACAACGACTACCGAGCGTATCCTTTATTATACCGGTAGAACGCATAAAATCGGCGAGGTCCATGAGGGCACGGCCACCATGGACTATATGCCGCAGGAGCAAGAAAGGGGTATCACCATTACCTCCGCCTGTACCACTTGCTTCTGGCGTGACCATCGTATCAATATTATCGACACCCCCGGGCACGTAGATTTCACCGTAGAAGTTGAGCGTGCCTTGCGCGTGCTTGACGGCGCGGTGGTAGTTTTTTGCGCGGTGGGTGGTGTGGAGCCCCAGTCTGAAACGGTATGGCGCCAGGCGGACAAATACGGTGTTCCCCGGATAACTTTTGTAAACAAAATGGACCGAGTTGGTGCTAATTTTGAAGGCTGTCTTGAGCAGATGAAGACCCGTCTGGGGGCCAATCCTATTCCTATTCAAATCCCTTATGGTGCAGAAGAAGATTTCCGAGGGGTAATCGACCTTGTAGAGATGCGGGCCGTCGTGTGGGATGAATCGACCCTTGGGGCCCGTTTCCATATAGAAGAGATTCCTGCTGAGCTTAAAGATAAGGCCGAAGAGTTTCGCAATAGGATGCTTGAGTCTTTAGCAGACGTAAACGAAGAAATAATGATCAAGTATCTTGAGGGCGAAGAGATTACGCCTGAGGAAATCCGTGCGGCCTTGCGTGAGGCCACCGTTACCCTTAAGGGCGTGCCGGTGCTTTGTGGTTCAGCTTTTAAGAACAAAGGGGTCCAGCCGCTTCTTGATGCCATTATCGATTATCTTCCTTCTCCTATTGATATTCCGCCAGTCAAAGGGGTGAACCCAGAAACTGGTGAAATCGAAGAAAGGATTACTGATCCTGATGCGCCTTTGGCTGCCCTTGCATTCAAGATTATGACAGATCCTTACGTAGGAACCCTTACTTTCTTGCGGATTTACTCTGGTCGTATTGAAAGCGGCATGAGTGTTTATAACGCTACAAAGGGTAAGAGGGAGCGTATCGGGCGTTTGGTGCGGATGCACGCCAATCGCCGTGAGGAAATTACCGAGGCCGAGGCTGGTGATATCGTAGCGGCCCTTGGTCTAAGGGTGACCACCACTGGTGATACCCTTTGCGATGAGGCCCATCCCATTGAGCTTGAGTCTCTTGAAATTCCTGAGCCCGTTATTTCGGTTGCTATTGAGCCCAAGACCAAGGCTGATCAGGAAAAACTTTCGGTAGCGCTTCAGAAAATCGCCCTTGAGGATCCGTCTTTCCGTGTGGTTACCGACCACGAAACGGGTCAGACCTTGATTTGGGGGATGGGTGAGCTACACCTTGAGATCATCGTAGATCGTCTTACCCGTGAGTTCAAAGTCCAGGCAAACGTTGGTAAGCCTGAAGTGGCTTACCGTGAAACTATCACCATGCCCGCAGAGGCTGAAGGTAAGTATATCAAACAGACCGGTGGTCGCGGTCAGTACGGTCACGTAAAAATTGTAATTGAGCCCAATCCCGAAAAGGGGTTTGAATTTGTCTCTGAAATCGTAGGTGGGGCAATCCCCAAGGAATATATCCCGGCGGTTGAAAAAGGTATCAAAGAAGCCATGGAACAAGGCGTGGTGGCTGGGTATCCCATGGTAGATGTGAAAGTGCGTCTTGTTGATGGAAGCTACCATGAGGTTGACTCCTCAGAGCTTGCCTTTGCCATCGCAGGGTCTATGGCCTTTAAAGATGCGGCCCAGAAGGCCAAGCCTATCTTGCTTGAGCCTATTATGAAGCTTGAAGTCGTTACTCCTGAAGAATATCTCGGTGATGTTTTAGGGGATATTTCTTCTCGTCGCGGAAAGGTTCAGGGGATGGAACAGCGTCCAGGGGTACGTGTCATAAAAGCACTTGTACCCTT